In Cupriavidus taiwanensis, the following are encoded in one genomic region:
- a CDS encoding TraK family protein codes for MATTESSYPEELAARLALQQKTSQTKRRDYLAAFMAVRSDVKEAMEAGYALKIIWEHLREVGRIPFRYETFLKYVRQHITNARPSSMGQGTK; via the coding sequence ATGGCGACGACAGAAAGCAGCTACCCCGAGGAGCTGGCCGCACGGCTGGCTCTTCAGCAGAAGACCTCGCAAACAAAGCGCAGGGACTACCTGGCCGCTTTCATGGCGGTGCGCTCGGACGTGAAGGAAGCGATGGAGGCCGGCTACGCGCTCAAGATCATCTGGGAGCACCTGCGCGAGGTCGGGCGCATCCCTTTCCGGTATGAGACGTTCCTGAAGTACGTTCGCCAGCACATCACCAATGCGCGGCCTAGCTCCATGGGGCAGGGTACGAAGTAA
- the trbK gene encoding entry exclusion lipoprotein TrbK gives MLLTGLVVVLVAGCDNKPAIPPMPEVNDTNCQIEAIKKIQDRATREKFAGLCSRRSPAAGGIAPTEKPMNWLELADPKDQKEAKP, from the coding sequence ATGCTGCTTACCGGCCTCGTGGTGGTGCTGGTGGCTGGTTGCGACAACAAGCCGGCCATCCCGCCCATGCCCGAGGTCAATGACACCAATTGCCAGATCGAGGCGATCAAGAAGATCCAGGACAGGGCCACGCGCGAGAAATTCGCCGGGCTGTGCTCGCGCCGGTCGCCGGCCGCCGGCGGCATCGCGCCGACCGAGAAGCCCATGAACTGGCTCGAACTGGCCGACCCGAAAGACCAGAAAGAGGCGAAGCCATGA
- a CDS encoding type I toxin-antitoxin system ptaRNA1 family toxin, protein MATLNPTNATQAVHHAAVQLAALDWLDQDAARQLGPLAEAVANAFMVVFYQAETGQATPADFREALDAVRQSLGAA, encoded by the coding sequence ATGGCAACCCTGAATCCTACCAATGCAACGCAGGCCGTTCATCATGCAGCCGTGCAACTCGCCGCGCTCGACTGGCTAGACCAGGACGCGGCGCGGCAGCTCGGGCCGCTCGCCGAGGCCGTGGCGAACGCTTTCATGGTCGTGTTTTACCAGGCCGAGACGGGCCAGGCGACACCTGCCGACTTTCGCGAGGCCCTGGACGCGGTGCGGCAGTCACTCGGCGCCGCGTAG
- the traJ gene encoding conjugal transfer transcriptional regulator TraJ has protein sequence MGDENRITRKGSPPIKVYCLPEERELIEANAKMAGISVARYLRDVGQGYQVKGVMDYHYVRELVRVNGDLGRLGGLLKLWLTDDPRTARFGDATILALLARIEATQDEMSRLMKSVVQPRADR, from the coding sequence ATGGGTGACGAGAATCGAATCACCAGGAAGGGCAGCCCGCCGATCAAGGTGTACTGCCTTCCAGAAGAACGCGAACTGATTGAGGCGAACGCCAAGATGGCGGGGATCAGCGTGGCGCGCTATCTGCGCGACGTAGGCCAGGGCTACCAGGTCAAGGGAGTCATGGACTACCACTACGTGCGTGAGCTGGTGCGGGTGAATGGCGACCTTGGCCGGCTGGGCGGATTGCTCAAGCTCTGGCTGACCGACGATCCGCGCACTGCCCGTTTCGGCGATGCAACGATCCTCGCCCTGTTGGCTCGGATCGAAGCTACTCAGGATGAAATGAGTCGGCTTATGAAATCGGTGGTGCAGCCGAGGGCCGACCGTTGA
- a CDS encoding plasmid-related protein, producing MTIEDTLLQRFGPLLSMAQLASVLDRSPDGLRVSLRTTSEWAGRINKARLKIGRRVYFRTSQIAEVLSDESLYGTGN from the coding sequence ATGACGATAGAAGACACGCTACTGCAACGCTTCGGCCCGCTGCTGAGCATGGCACAGCTCGCCTCCGTCCTGGATCGATCACCGGATGGCCTGCGGGTCAGCTTGCGCACGACGAGCGAATGGGCGGGGCGAATCAACAAGGCTCGCTTGAAGATCGGTCGGCGCGTCTACTTTCGAACCTCGCAGATCGCCGAGGTGCTGAGCGACGAATCCCTGTACGGAACGGGGAACTGA
- a CDS encoding Tn3-like element IS1071 family transposase, whose product MRGLPRDISDFEMKAFFTFDGAERDAINARRGDSHKLGLALHIGFLRMSGRLLGAFRVIPVALWRHLGNELGIAAPEVASLRAMYERGRTLFDHQQVACTVLGFQWMSEHQRRSLVRELRDEVARCADRDQLLVRARQWLYKNKLVIVHERAIRTLIAAALAQLEVETGTAIAASVDPATLDRWRASVSELRPDGQTQQSWLWAAPAKHSTRQISEVLERIDLLYTLDVHKHLADIPDLILRRYARRLVSRPPSAGAKIKEPARTVEVACFLRYCLFTTTDQLILMVQRRIADLWRQAAADVPATVNWAAMYKTLLGELVALSAQGAVPDAELRARLEALITETQKRKPPSRASLVREGLIDGIRPVRSLLVAIAKLPWQATGEHPAIEYLAKLQALYLKGSRKLPVEVVAPSLGMIWQVSISSPDRERAFQALEVATLFALRRAVRNGSVWIEHSLSFRGRARLFFTDERWQAESKKHYARLSLPSKAATFLKPLLARVTAGVDAVAAAARSGVLRVDDELHLSPLPAEDEDPEVTKLRAALDHRIGEVQLPEVILAVDAQVRFSWIMLGREPRSTDELLMVYAGIMAHGTSLTAVECARMIPQLSATSIRQAMRWARDERRLSQACQAVLEFMQRHPIAATWGRSDLASSDMMTMETTKRVWQARLDPRRNTPSIGIYSHVKDRWGIFHAQPFVLNERQAGVAIEGVIRQEKLETSQLAVDTHGYTDFAMSHARLLGFDLCPRLKELKQRHLFVPRGTKVPAEIAAVCEANVDVALIEKHWDSLVHLAASVMSGHASAVAALARFGSAAQGDPIYEAGVQLGRLLRTAFLADYFVKDAFRNELRRVLNRGEAVNALKRAIYTGRISPAQAKRVDEMQAVADALSLMANIVMAWNTSQMQAVLDRWSNRRQVIPPELIGKIAPTRLESINLRGVFRFPVDRYADQILPSRPNASITGTNG is encoded by the coding sequence ATGCGTGGGCTCCCCCGCGATATCAGCGACTTCGAGATGAAGGCATTTTTCACCTTCGATGGTGCCGAGCGCGACGCAATCAATGCACGCCGAGGTGATTCCCACAAGCTTGGTCTGGCGCTCCATATTGGTTTCCTGCGCATGAGTGGGCGTTTGCTCGGTGCCTTTCGGGTAATTCCAGTAGCCTTGTGGCGCCACCTTGGCAACGAGCTTGGCATTGCAGCACCAGAAGTCGCCTCGCTGAGAGCCATGTATGAACGCGGGCGCACGCTATTCGATCACCAACAAGTAGCCTGCACGGTCCTTGGATTCCAGTGGATGAGCGAGCACCAGCGCCGCTCACTGGTACGTGAACTGCGCGACGAAGTGGCGCGCTGCGCCGACCGCGATCAGCTACTCGTGCGGGCGCGTCAATGGCTGTACAAGAACAAGCTGGTGATCGTGCACGAGCGGGCAATTCGGACACTGATTGCGGCGGCACTTGCCCAGCTTGAAGTTGAAACAGGCACCGCCATCGCCGCCAGCGTTGATCCAGCAACACTTGATCGCTGGCGAGCCTCAGTTTCAGAGCTGCGCCCAGATGGACAAACCCAGCAGAGTTGGCTATGGGCTGCACCGGCGAAACACTCAACCCGCCAAATCAGCGAGGTACTGGAGCGCATCGACCTGCTTTACACGCTGGACGTTCATAAGCACCTGGCAGACATCCCCGATCTCATCTTGCGCCGCTACGCGCGCCGACTTGTCTCCAGGCCGCCCTCAGCCGGAGCCAAGATCAAAGAGCCAGCGCGCACCGTGGAGGTCGCATGCTTTCTTCGGTATTGCCTGTTCACCACCACAGACCAGTTGATCCTTATGGTGCAGCGCCGGATCGCCGATCTGTGGCGTCAGGCTGCCGCCGATGTCCCCGCTACCGTCAATTGGGCCGCAATGTACAAAACGCTGCTCGGCGAACTTGTTGCCTTGAGCGCGCAAGGTGCGGTGCCAGATGCTGAGTTGCGTGCCCGTCTTGAAGCCTTGATCACCGAAACCCAGAAACGCAAACCACCGAGCAGGGCCTCCCTGGTCCGCGAGGGATTGATTGATGGAATTCGCCCCGTGCGGTCGTTGCTCGTCGCCATTGCAAAGCTGCCCTGGCAGGCCACCGGCGAGCATCCTGCCATCGAGTACCTTGCCAAGCTGCAAGCTTTATATCTCAAAGGATCCAGAAAGCTGCCAGTTGAAGTGGTGGCACCAAGTCTGGGAATGATCTGGCAGGTTTCGATCTCCAGCCCAGACCGGGAACGGGCGTTTCAGGCGTTGGAGGTGGCCACCCTGTTTGCCCTGCGCCGCGCGGTGCGCAATGGCTCGGTCTGGATTGAGCACAGCCTGAGCTTTCGGGGTCGTGCGCGCTTGTTCTTCACGGACGAGCGTTGGCAGGCAGAGTCCAAGAAACACTATGCCCGTCTATCGTTACCCAGCAAGGCTGCCACTTTCTTGAAGCCTTTGCTGGCCAGAGTAACTGCCGGTGTCGATGCGGTGGCCGCTGCAGCCCGCAGTGGCGTACTGCGCGTGGATGATGAACTCCATTTGTCGCCATTGCCCGCAGAGGACGAAGACCCAGAAGTGACCAAGCTGCGCGCGGCTTTGGATCACCGCATCGGTGAGGTTCAATTGCCGGAAGTGATTCTGGCCGTTGACGCCCAGGTGCGCTTTAGCTGGATCATGCTCGGACGTGAGCCGCGCTCTACCGACGAGCTGCTGATGGTCTATGCCGGCATCATGGCCCACGGCACCAGTCTGACTGCGGTCGAATGCGCGCGCATGATTCCGCAATTGTCTGCCACCAGCATTCGCCAGGCCATGCGCTGGGCGCGGGACGAACGGCGTCTGAGCCAGGCCTGCCAGGCTGTGCTGGAATTCATGCAGCGACACCCGATTGCCGCCACCTGGGGGCGGTCCGATTTGGCATCTTCTGACATGATGACCATGGAGACCACCAAACGGGTGTGGCAAGCCCGGCTTGATCCTCGGCGCAACACACCTTCCATTGGAATCTACTCCCATGTAAAAGACCGGTGGGGCATCTTCCATGCGCAGCCCTTTGTGCTCAATGAGCGCCAGGCGGGCGTGGCCATTGAAGGTGTCATCCGCCAAGAAAAGCTGGAGACCAGCCAGCTTGCTGTGGATACCCATGGCTACACCGACTTTGCCATGTCACATGCCCGTTTGCTTGGTTTTGATCTTTGCCCGCGGTTGAAGGAACTCAAACAGCGCCACCTCTTTGTGCCACGCGGCACCAAAGTGCCCGCAGAAATCGCTGCGGTGTGCGAAGCCAATGTCGACGTCGCTTTGATCGAAAAGCATTGGGATAGTCTGGTGCACCTGGCAGCCTCGGTCATGAGCGGACATGCCAGTGCGGTGGCAGCTCTTGCGCGGTTCGGTTCTGCCGCCCAGGGCGATCCAATCTATGAGGCTGGCGTGCAATTGGGGCGGTTGCTGCGTACGGCGTTTTTGGCTGACTACTTTGTCAAGGACGCTTTCAGGAACGAGTTGCGCCGGGTGCTCAATCGGGGCGAGGCTGTTAACGCCCTCAAGCGCGCCATTTATACCGGCCGGATCAGCCCGGCGCAGGCCAAACGTGTCGATGAAATGCAGGCTGTGGCCGATGCGTTGAGCCTGATGGCCAACATCGTGATGGCGTGGAATACCTCACAGATGCAGGCGGTCCTGGATCGCTGGTCGAACCGCCGCCAGGTCATTCCACCGGAACTGATCGGGAAGATTGCGCCCACCAGGCTGGAGAGCATCAACTTGCGGGGTGTGTTTCGCTTCCCGGTTGACCGCTATGCTGACCAAATCCTGCCTTCGCGGCCAAATGCATCGATAACTGGCACCAATGGATGA
- a CDS encoding IS3 family transposase (programmed frameshift) → MSKKSNKFSPEVRERAVRMVQEHRGEYPSLWAAIESIAPKIGCVPQTLNEWVKRDEIDTGVKEGITTSELQRLKELERENKELRKANEILKLASAFFGPGGARPPSEVLNNFVDQHRQAFGVESICKVLQIAPSGYWRHAAHQRNPQLRGARAKRDETLVPQVERVWQANKCVYGADKVWLQMNREGIKVARCTVERLMRRLGLRGVVRGKVVRTTISDAKAPCPLDRVNRQFKADRPNQLWVSDFTYVSTWQGWLYVAFVIDVYARRIVGWRVSRSMHTDFVLDALEQALYDRQPERDGSLIHHSDRGSQYVSIRYSERLAEAGIEPSVGSKGDSYDNALAETINGLYKAEVIHRRSWPTRESVELATLEWVSWFNHHRLFGPIGYIPPAEAEANYYRQLASQASTVEV, encoded by the exons ATGAGCAAGAAGTCAAACAAGTTCTCACCCGAGGTCCGCGAGCGGGCTGTTCGCATGGTGCAGGAGCACCGAGGCGAGTACCCCTCGCTGTGGGCCGCCATTGAATCCATCGCTCCCAAGATTGGCTGTGTGCCGCAGACCCTCAACGAATGGGTCAAGCGCGATGAAATCGATACGGGGGTCAAGGAAGGCATCACCACCTCCGAGCTGCAGCGCCTGAAGGAGCTCGAGCGCGAGAACAAGGAGCTGCGCAAAGCCAACGAGATTCTGAAACTGGCCAGTGCGTTTTTCG GCCCAGGCGGAGCTCGACCGCCGTCTGAAGTCCTGAACAACTTCGTTGATCAGCATCGACAGGCCTTCGGGGTCGAGTCGATCTGCAAAGTGCTGCAGATCGCCCCTTCAGGCTATTGGCGCCATGCTGCCCATCAACGCAATCCCCAACTGCGCGGTGCTCGTGCCAAACGTGACGAGACCTTGGTTCCTCAGGTCGAGCGCGTCTGGCAGGCCAACAAATGCGTCTACGGTGCCGACAAGGTCTGGTTGCAGATGAACCGGGAGGGCATCAAGGTGGCGCGCTGCACGGTCGAGCGGCTCATGCGTCGCCTGGGCCTGCGCGGTGTGGTGCGAGGCAAGGTGGTGCGAACCACCATCAGTGATGCCAAGGCACCGTGCCCACTGGATCGGGTCAATCGGCAGTTCAAAGCGGACCGCCCCAATCAGCTCTGGGTCTCAGATTTCACCTATGTCTCCACTTGGCAGGGCTGGTTGTACGTGGCCTTTGTGATCGACGTGTATGCGAGGCGTATCGTGGGCTGGCGCGTGAGCCGTTCCATGCACACGGACTTCGTTCTGGATGCCCTGGAACAGGCGCTCTATGACAGACAGCCCGAGCGCGATGGCTCATTGATCCATCATTCCGATCGCGGCTCTCAATACGTGTCCATTCGCTACTCAGAGAGGCTTGCGGAGGCCGGCATTGAGCCCTCGGTGGGCAGCAAGGGCGACAGCTACGACAACGCCCTGGCCGAGACCATCAACGGGCTGTACAAGGCTGAAGTGATTCATCGCCGCTCCTGGCCAACCCGGGAGTCGGTGGAGTTGGCAACACTGGAATGGGTGTCCTGGTTCAACCACCACAGGTTATTCGGACCCATTGGATACATCCCGCCGGCAGAAGCTGAGGCAAACTACTACCGGCAACTCGCCAGTCAAGCCTCCACAGTGGAGGTCTGA
- the trbJ gene encoding P-type conjugative transfer protein TrbJ, whose translation MKHVRFLAAKTALAAALAGSIIVTPAQAGIPVIDGGNLVQNVMTAIESVAQTLKQIEQYQTQLQQYENMLQNTMAPAAYIWDQAQSTINGLMAATDTLNYYRNQLGSIDAYLGKFQDVAYYRGSPCFSAAGCSDAERAAMEQNRSLASESQKKANDALFKGLEQQQRNLSADARQLERLQSAAQGATGQMQAIGYANQLAANQANQLLQIRGLLIAQQNAATARMQAQADLEAQQQAAGATSRESRIERTANPRNWLELTR comes from the coding sequence ATGAAGCACGTCCGTTTTTTAGCGGCTAAAACCGCGCTCGCCGCCGCTCTGGCCGGCAGCATCATCGTCACCCCGGCGCAGGCCGGCATCCCCGTCATCGACGGCGGCAACCTGGTGCAGAACGTCATGACCGCCATTGAGTCGGTGGCGCAGACGCTCAAGCAGATCGAGCAGTACCAGACTCAATTGCAGCAGTACGAAAACATGCTGCAAAACACCATGGCTCCGGCCGCCTATATCTGGGACCAGGCGCAGTCCACCATCAACGGACTGATGGCCGCCACCGACACGCTGAACTACTACCGGAATCAGCTCGGCAGCATCGATGCGTACCTGGGCAAGTTCCAGGATGTGGCCTATTACCGTGGTTCGCCTTGCTTCTCGGCCGCTGGGTGCTCGGATGCCGAGCGCGCTGCGATGGAGCAAAACCGCAGCCTGGCGAGCGAGAGTCAGAAGAAGGCGAACGACGCGCTTTTCAAGGGCCTGGAGCAACAGCAGCGCAACCTTTCCGCCGATGCTCGCCAGCTCGAACGGCTCCAGTCCGCCGCGCAGGGCGCGACCGGGCAGATGCAGGCCATCGGCTACGCCAACCAGCTCGCCGCCAACCAGGCAAACCAGCTTCTGCAAATCCGTGGCCTGCTGATCGCACAGCAGAACGCCGCGACGGCCAGGATGCAGGCGCAGGCCGACCTAGAGGCGCAACAGCAGGCCGCCGGCGCGACTTCCCGGGAGTCCAGGATCGAGCGGACGGCCAACCCGAGAAACTGGCTCGAACTGACCCGCTGA
- the trbL gene encoding P-type conjugative transfer protein TrbL, whose amino-acid sequence MKTLQKAVLIGVALALYSTAASAQLTNQGMLDQVVTEFATRATSWQTVMMNAAMFLFWTLGTISLVFTFGFMALRKADIGEFFAEFIRFILFFGFFLWLLRNGPAFANSIIQSLARIGEQASGVASVTPSGIVDIGFMILKQAFRNSSIWSPVDSFIGVALSVGILILLAVVAVNMLLLLVSGWLLMYAGIFFLGFGGSRWTSDMAINYYKTVLGVAAQIMTMVLLVGIGNDLLSSFYARMNTGTLNFEELGVMLVFCVALLMLVNRVPPLVAGIITGSGIGGAGGIGNFGAGAAIGAAMGAASMAAGAASVAGAAVMGGATSAAGGMSAIKAAFEKAGASAGGESGGVPMFGGGAGGDSDVGSFAQAAGFGGGGSSAGTSTPLGQAAGFYRSGSSSSSGSSGGESRGGDKAGSSSKGSGDGGGSKAGGSSDAGGQAGRGAGSLVAATAANLVQGIGDVAKAKAASIRDAAAERIADTTGGKIAAAIRASSQTDQAVEDVPSFGGNSLAGADSAAADPDDEVAAFANRDKEV is encoded by the coding sequence ATGAAAACACTGCAAAAGGCGGTGCTGATCGGCGTCGCCCTCGCGCTTTACTCCACCGCCGCATCGGCCCAACTCACCAATCAGGGGATGCTTGACCAGGTGGTGACGGAGTTCGCCACGCGAGCCACGTCCTGGCAGACGGTGATGATGAATGCCGCGATGTTCCTGTTCTGGACGCTGGGCACGATCTCGCTGGTTTTCACCTTCGGCTTCATGGCGCTGCGCAAGGCTGACATTGGCGAGTTCTTCGCCGAGTTCATCAGGTTCATCCTGTTCTTCGGCTTCTTCCTCTGGCTGTTGCGCAACGGCCCGGCCTTCGCCAACTCGATCATCCAGTCACTGGCCCGGATCGGCGAGCAGGCGTCCGGGGTGGCGTCGGTGACACCCTCGGGCATTGTGGATATCGGCTTCATGATCTTGAAGCAGGCATTCAGGAACTCGTCGATCTGGTCGCCAGTGGATAGCTTCATCGGTGTGGCCTTGAGCGTCGGCATCCTGATCCTGCTGGCTGTTGTCGCCGTGAATATGTTGCTGCTGCTCGTATCAGGCTGGCTGCTGATGTACGCCGGAATCTTCTTCCTCGGCTTCGGTGGAAGCCGTTGGACTTCCGACATGGCGATCAACTACTACAAGACCGTGCTGGGCGTGGCCGCGCAGATCATGACGATGGTGCTCCTGGTCGGCATCGGGAACGACCTGCTTTCCAGCTTCTACGCCAGGATGAACACCGGCACCCTGAACTTTGAAGAGCTGGGCGTGATGCTGGTTTTCTGCGTGGCGTTGCTCATGCTGGTCAATCGTGTGCCCCCGCTTGTCGCCGGCATCATCACCGGCTCGGGCATCGGTGGCGCTGGCGGCATTGGCAACTTCGGTGCAGGTGCCGCCATCGGTGCGGCTATGGGCGCGGCGAGCATGGCCGCCGGAGCGGCCAGCGTGGCTGGCGCGGCCGTGATGGGCGGTGCGACCTCGGCCGCCGGCGGCATGTCGGCGATTAAGGCGGCGTTCGAGAAAGCAGGGGCTAGCGCCGGTGGCGAATCGGGCGGAGTGCCCATGTTTGGTGGTGGTGCTGGCGGTGATTCCGATGTTGGATCGTTCGCGCAGGCGGCGGGCTTTGGTGGCGGCGGTTCCAGTGCCGGCACAAGTACGCCGCTCGGCCAGGCGGCCGGCTTTTACAGATCTGGAAGCTCCAGCAGTTCGGGCAGCAGCGGCGGCGAATCGAGGGGCGGCGACAAAGCCGGCTCCAGCTCGAAGGGTAGCGGCGATGGCGGCGGCTCGAAGGCCGGCGGCAGCAGCGACGCCGGCGGCCAAGCCGGCCGAGGTGCGGGAAGCCTTGTCGCTGCGACGGCTGCGAACCTGGTGCAAGGCATTGGCGACGTTGCGAAGGCCAAGGCGGCCAGCATCCGCGACGCCGCCGCCGAACGCATCGCCGACACCACAGGCGGGAAGATCGCCGCCGCGATCCGGGCGAGCAGCCAGACAGACCAGGCGGTGGAGGATGTGCCCAGCTTCGGCGGCAACAGCCTGGCAGGGGCCGATTCGGCTGCTGCTGATCCTGATGATGAAGTGGCCGCGTTCGCCAACCGCGACAAGGAGGTATGA
- the repC gene encoding replication protein C, IncQ-type produces MAFDLTHARHDPMHCLVPGLFRSLKRGERKKLKLDVTYHYAENELARFVGFEPLGADDMRLLQGLVALGGPKGIILTPEPTADLPKQLRLFLEPKFDAVGQDALVVRESMTSLLGEIGLTDGGDNIRAIKASLLRMANVTVVVTKGSRQRSFHLMSYAFDEEDGRLFVALNPQIAEAILGRRPYTRIEMAEVRALQTDPARLIHQRLCGWIDPGKAGRVELDTLSGYVWPDQANAEAMKKRRQKARKALAELATVGWKVSEYAAGKWEIGRPKPVVTFPKLRSNVPLHP; encoded by the coding sequence ATGGCTTTTGACCTCACCCATGCCAGGCACGATCCAATGCACTGCTTGGTCCCCGGCTTGTTCCGCAGTCTCAAGCGCGGCGAACGGAAGAAGCTCAAGCTCGATGTGACGTATCACTACGCCGAAAATGAACTAGCGCGGTTCGTCGGATTCGAGCCTCTTGGCGCAGATGACATGCGGCTGCTGCAAGGTCTTGTGGCTCTTGGAGGGCCGAAGGGCATCATCCTGACGCCAGAGCCAACAGCGGACTTGCCGAAGCAACTCCGTCTATTCCTTGAGCCGAAGTTCGACGCGGTAGGGCAGGATGCGCTGGTCGTGAGAGAGAGTATGACCAGCCTGCTAGGCGAAATCGGCTTGACCGATGGCGGCGACAATATCAGGGCGATCAAGGCGAGCTTGCTGCGCATGGCAAACGTGACGGTGGTCGTCACCAAGGGGAGCAGGCAAAGGTCTTTTCACCTGATGAGCTACGCCTTCGACGAGGAGGACGGACGGCTATTCGTCGCGCTGAATCCTCAGATTGCAGAGGCGATTCTTGGGCGTCGCCCGTATACCCGCATCGAGATGGCCGAGGTGCGGGCGCTACAGACTGACCCGGCCCGTCTGATTCACCAGCGGCTATGCGGCTGGATCGATCCGGGCAAAGCCGGGCGTGTGGAACTGGATACCCTTTCCGGTTATGTCTGGCCGGACCAGGCGAACGCCGAGGCCATGAAGAAGCGCCGCCAGAAGGCCCGCAAGGCTCTGGCCGAGCTTGCCACCGTGGGATGGAAGGTCAGCGAGTATGCGGCAGGGAAGTGGGAAATTGGCAGGCCGAAGCCCGTAGTAACGTTCCCCAAGCTCCGTAGCAACGTTCCCCTTCACCCGTAG
- a CDS encoding helicase RepA family protein — protein MAIDVLAAFECEPPVLDFIWPGFLAGTVGALVAPGATGKSFWALEAAMSIACSVAGGDLVGLAPAHTGRVVYLAGEDPPPALVRRIHAIGQHLGHTARQAIAENLVLEPIMGKRLNVMDEAHLRRVIEYSAGARLIVLDTLSRIHALDENSNGNMAHLVAVLEQVAATTGASVLYLHHVSKGSAREGQTDQQQAARGASALIDNARWCGYVARMTEDEAKRLSDRAHDRQPIGDERRGFFVRFGVSKQNYDATPLDRWYMRNAGGVLVPVELYVASRNEEKGRDGRRRGDGF, from the coding sequence GTGGCGATTGACGTCCTGGCGGCGTTCGAGTGCGAACCGCCGGTGCTGGACTTCATATGGCCGGGCTTCCTCGCGGGAACCGTCGGCGCGCTCGTCGCCCCAGGGGCCACGGGCAAGAGCTTCTGGGCGCTGGAAGCGGCCATGAGCATCGCATGCAGCGTTGCCGGCGGCGACCTCGTGGGCCTGGCCCCCGCACACACCGGGCGCGTGGTCTATCTGGCCGGGGAAGACCCGCCGCCCGCGCTTGTCCGGCGCATTCACGCCATCGGCCAGCACCTCGGGCATACAGCCCGCCAAGCCATCGCCGAGAACCTCGTGCTTGAGCCGATCATGGGCAAGCGCCTGAACGTCATGGACGAGGCTCACTTGCGCCGCGTCATCGAGTACAGCGCCGGGGCGAGGCTGATCGTGCTGGACACCCTGAGCCGCATCCACGCCCTCGATGAGAACAGCAACGGCAACATGGCCCACCTCGTGGCCGTGCTGGAGCAGGTCGCGGCTACCACGGGCGCATCCGTGCTCTACCTGCACCACGTCAGCAAAGGAAGCGCCCGCGAAGGGCAGACCGACCAGCAGCAGGCCGCGCGTGGCGCGTCCGCGCTGATCGACAACGCCAGGTGGTGCGGTTACGTCGCCCGCATGACTGAGGACGAGGCGAAGCGCCTCAGCGACCGCGCCCATGACCGGCAGCCCATCGGCGATGAGCGGCGCGGCTTCTTCGTGCGTTTCGGCGTCAGCAAGCAGAACTACGACGCCACGCCGCTTGATCGCTGGTACATGCGGAACGCCGGCGGCGTGCTGGTGCCGGTGGAGCTGTATGTGGCCAGCCGGAATGAGGAAAAGGGACGTGACGGTCGGAGGCGAGGCGATGGCTTTTGA